The stretch of DNA CCCATAATTCAGCTGCTTTTGACAACACTTCAGAAGTTAAAGGTAGGAAGGTTACAATATTTTTCAGTTCGTCTAAACTTTCAATACTATTAATATTTGATTTTTTCTGAGACTCCAAAATAAAGCTTCTTCTAACTTCATAGTCACAGATAGTTGTCTGAAAAGTATAAAATGTCGTCCTGAACGCAGTGAAGGATCAGCGCAGCGATTGCGAAGCGAAACATCTCAGCGCATCAGCCAGAAAGATAGATTCTTGAGGGGCTGTCGCTGGAATTTACTTCCAGCGTTTAAACGCCCCGTCGTTCCGTTTCACTCCACTTCATTATGACAAATGAGACTTTTCAGATCTCCTCTGAGGGTTTCAAACTCATTAACATAAAAAGGAGTTTATAAATATTGAAAATATTTGGCTTGTTTCAATTAAATTTAAAAGTATTTATCATCAAATTTTTATTACTTTTATCTTGTTGCTGGCTAATTATAGGATTAGGAAATTTAGAGCATAATTTAGCTTGGGCTGAAACTAAAACTTTATTAACCTTAGAAATTTTGCAATCTCGGATTGAACAGCCAATTCAAAAAGAAGGAATAGATACAATTGATTTAAGTAATTTTATTATTGATTTAAGTAATAAAAATCCCGAATTTAATCAACAATTTTATCAACAACTCCAAACTAAATTAATTCGTAGCAACAAACCCATTGTTTTAGATTTTAGTCAAACACTTATTAAAGGGAAATTTGAGGCTAAAGATTTAGGTATTTCAACTCGTTTAGCTGAAGGAGCTTTATCATCTTTATTAAATCCCTTGGAACAAGAAACTATCAAAGAATATAGTCAGCTATCTCTTCAACCAGGAGAACAAATTCCAACAGTTAATATAATTAGAAGTGGATTAAAGTTTCAGCAAACTGAATTTACAGATCAAGTAGATTTTAATAATAGTTTTTGTTTACAAAAAATTATTGCTACAGAAGCAAAATTTAGACAAGAATCTAATTGGATTAATAGTATTTTTGTTCGAGAAATAGATTTTAGTAATACTCGTTTTCAGAAGGAAGCAAATTTTAGTTATAGTAATTTTGGTAGTAAGGTAAAATTTGTAGGTGGACAATTTTTAGCTCAGGCAAACTTTAATAATAGTTATTTTCAAAATAAGCTTGATTTTCAGTCGGCAAGTTTTGAACAGTTATTAGATTTTAATAATAGTAATTTTGAGGGATTAGTTAATTTAAGTAAGAGCGATTTTAAACAAAGAGTTATTTTTATTAAAAGTAGATTTCAAGAATCTCTCTTAATGATTAATAGTATTTTTGAAGGGATGGTTGATTTTCGGGATACTTTTTTTAAAAAGCCAATTGATTTACAAGATTCAATTATTTTAGAACAAATTAATTTAAGTAATGCAGTTTTTGCTCCTCAGACAAAAATTAATGTGGCTGGGTTAGGTTTTGATTCTGATGTTGCCAAAATTATTGGAGAGACTGGAATAATTGGGAAAATTATTAATGTGCCAATTTTAGAAGGTAATGAAATTATTTTACGCAATTTAATTAGAAACTTTCGGAGATTAGAACAAATACCTGACGCTAATCAACTTGAATATCAAAGAGAAAAACTTAGACTGAAACAATTAGGTAGTCAAATTATTGCTGTTAGTTGGCAAACTATTTTTAGTTTAAGTTGGCTTGGCAAAATTTTGGCTTGGTTGGGATTAAGTTTGGTTTTATTGTTAGGAAATTATGGCACAAACTTTAGTTTAGTGTTTGCCGTCGGGTTAATTGCGATCGCATTTTTTAGTTTATTATTTTGGTTTGTTGATCGCTATCGTCGTCGTGTACCCAAACCAATTGTACCGAACCGCTATGAAACTATTTGTATTGTAAGTAGTTATTGGGCATTAACTTTATTTGGCATCATTGGAATTTTTCAAGCTACCGACCGACCTTGGTTAACTTTAGCTTGTTTAGCCATAATTCTATTACCAATTCCTGCTCTTTTATTAATTCGTCTTTATTCTCAAGGACGCTATCACAATCTACTTGACCTTACTTATTTTGTCGAAGACGGTTCAATGCGTCAATTTCGGTTAATGTTGGGACGTTTACCAATCATACCAAGATTTCCCTTTTTTCGCGATCGCTATGAACCTATTTTATGGGAGAGAAAATGGAATTGGCTTAATTATTACGATTTGAGTTTAAATAATTTATTAAAATTTGGTTTTAATGATATTCGCTTACGCGATCGCGATTTGCCAGGTATTGTTGCGACTTTAGTATGGTATCAGTGGGCGTTAGGAGTACTGTATATCATTTTGTTGTTGTGGACTCTTTCACGAAC from Stanieria cyanosphaera PCC 7437 encodes:
- a CDS encoding pentapeptide repeat-containing protein gives rise to the protein MKIFGLFQLNLKVFIIKFLLLLSCCWLIIGLGNLEHNLAWAETKTLLTLEILQSRIEQPIQKEGIDTIDLSNFIIDLSNKNPEFNQQFYQQLQTKLIRSNKPIVLDFSQTLIKGKFEAKDLGISTRLAEGALSSLLNPLEQETIKEYSQLSLQPGEQIPTVNIIRSGLKFQQTEFTDQVDFNNSFCLQKIIATEAKFRQESNWINSIFVREIDFSNTRFQKEANFSYSNFGSKVKFVGGQFLAQANFNNSYFQNKLDFQSASFEQLLDFNNSNFEGLVNLSKSDFKQRVIFIKSRFQESLLMINSIFEGMVDFRDTFFKKPIDLQDSIILEQINLSNAVFAPQTKINVAGLGFDSDVAKIIGETGIIGKIINVPILEGNEIILRNLIRNFRRLEQIPDANQLEYQREKLRLKQLGSQIIAVSWQTIFSLSWLGKILAWLGLSLVLLLGNYGTNFSLVFAVGLIAIAFFSLLFWFVDRYRRRVPKPIVPNRYETICIVSSYWALTLFGIIGIFQATDRPWLTLACLAIILLPIPALLLIRLYSQGRYHNLLDLTYFVEDGSMRQFRLMLGRLPIIPRFPFFRDRYEPILWERKWNWLNYYDLSLNNLLKFGFNDIRLRDRDLPGIVATLVWYQWALGVLYIILLLWTLSRTIPGLNLLIYF